Proteins from a single region of Azospira inquinata:
- a CDS encoding sensor histidine kinase, which translates to MDSDGIVRRIHPSEVIGGMGLPHISWVMAGVAPPHRPEARLIQFSGPSGSYARVSAAALLAGEVPPSTLKGHPVLVGATAVGLGDTVATPLSGRNGEMSGVEFVANVLTAVQTDGLIRPASLAATLVLSLLLLLGVLIAYLLVPLTMALAMTFVVAAGSVLGAVLALKWAGVWWPPATTVLGVCVAYPLWSWRRLEASVTAMARETGRIASLVPASVDAVLPHQTFLDPVESRIQAISAAVDRVAAGIAIEAGPAERKALRDDTLRHLAHDLRAPLISLRGLAEALERSEVGEAEDLVARVDACARRALDLSEQFLLFGRADNIVATDFGEVDLVELLHQVADDLWEDARRHQAAIERDSIAENWWVQGDYRLLSRALLNLGWNALRYGPEGGTLTFFFQRDPAGGVRLGVRDQGRGFDPQEGTSTAKASPIGSYGLGLTFVRKVAERHGAVFAVDLGEDGFSAFLLFPAQPR; encoded by the coding sequence GTGGATTCGGACGGCATCGTCCGACGTATTCATCCTTCTGAAGTGATCGGGGGCATGGGGTTGCCCCACATTAGTTGGGTAATGGCTGGAGTGGCACCTCCTCACCGGCCTGAGGCCCGGTTGATCCAGTTCTCCGGCCCTAGTGGCTCCTATGCGCGGGTGTCTGCCGCCGCGCTTTTGGCGGGGGAAGTCCCCCCCTCCACGCTTAAGGGGCATCCCGTGTTGGTTGGGGCTACCGCCGTGGGTCTGGGCGACACCGTGGCTACGCCCTTGTCCGGGCGGAATGGTGAAATGTCTGGCGTCGAGTTCGTGGCCAATGTACTGACGGCCGTCCAGACCGATGGGTTGATCCGCCCCGCTTCTTTGGCGGCGACTTTGGTGCTGTCTCTCCTGCTGTTGCTTGGGGTGCTGATTGCCTATCTGTTGGTGCCGTTGACGATGGCCTTGGCAATGACCTTTGTGGTGGCTGCCGGTAGCGTTCTCGGTGCCGTTCTGGCCTTGAAGTGGGCGGGCGTGTGGTGGCCACCGGCGACCACCGTGCTGGGGGTTTGCGTGGCCTATCCCCTATGGAGCTGGCGTCGGCTCGAAGCCAGTGTTACGGCCATGGCGCGGGAAACCGGGCGGATCGCTTCCCTGGTGCCGGCTTCTGTGGATGCGGTACTTCCGCACCAAACGTTTCTAGATCCGGTGGAATCCCGGATTCAGGCGATTTCGGCAGCGGTGGACCGGGTAGCCGCTGGGATTGCCATTGAAGCGGGGCCGGCGGAACGGAAAGCGCTTCGGGACGATACGTTACGTCATCTGGCCCATGACCTGCGCGCACCCCTGATTTCGTTACGGGGTCTGGCGGAGGCGTTGGAACGTTCCGAGGTCGGGGAGGCGGAGGATCTCGTGGCCCGGGTGGATGCCTGCGCACGCCGGGCCTTGGATTTGTCGGAGCAATTCCTGCTTTTTGGCCGCGCCGATAATATTGTGGCGACCGATTTTGGGGAAGTGGACTTGGTGGAACTGCTACACCAAGTGGCCGATGATCTTTGGGAAGATGCCCGCCGCCATCAGGCGGCCATCGAGCGCGACAGCATTGCTGAAAACTGGTGGGTGCAAGGGGATTATCGGCTGTTGTCTCGGGCGCTATTGAATCTCGGCTGGAATGCCCTGCGCTATGGGCCGGAAGGGGGCACCCTGACCTTTTTCTTCCAGCGAGACCCGGCGGGAGGGGTGCGCCTGGGGGTCCGTGACCAGGGGAGGGGATTTGATCCCCAGGAAGGGACCTCCACTGCCAAAGCTTCGCCGATAGGCAGCTATGGGCTGGGGCTGACCTTCGTGCGCAAGGTTGCCGAACGGCATGGTGCCGTATTCGCCGTGGACCTGGGGGAAGACGGCTTCTCGGCGTTTCTGCTGTTTCCAGCTCAGCCCCGTTAG
- a CDS encoding tetratricopeptide repeat protein, with the protein MVASVKNAWTHLVGIASLLLLVSCATAQSVPANNGESAKSDVDQLLAKAYLQIESSDYKGAEESLLQAQQKDKDNLWVIHNLGVVYQRTGRNALALEEYDKVLAAEQESIKSGKAPKYAYWRDRLSDVSAANKKLLLKKENGAEQPIQKPDRAVMSDIKQQILAVVENWKKTLEDKNVANYLSLYGEGSQEAAKQAWTMDGNRGLLGKEVKLIGRPVVMVDSPESVKVSLKLQNKEDGYLRKGLVFANDKGRWVIKEEY; encoded by the coding sequence ATGGTTGCTTCCGTTAAAAATGCATGGACTCATCTAGTTGGGATTGCCTCCCTGCTGCTGCTGGTCTCCTGCGCCACGGCCCAGTCTGTTCCTGCCAACAATGGGGAATCCGCAAAAAGTGATGTGGACCAGTTGCTAGCCAAAGCCTACCTGCAAATCGAAAGCAGCGACTACAAAGGGGCTGAAGAGTCCTTGCTACAAGCCCAGCAGAAAGACAAGGACAATCTTTGGGTAATCCATAACCTGGGGGTTGTTTATCAGCGGACGGGCAGAAATGCCCTGGCCTTGGAAGAATATGACAAAGTTTTGGCTGCTGAGCAGGAATCGATTAAATCGGGGAAAGCGCCTAAGTACGCCTATTGGCGGGACCGTTTGAGCGACGTTTCCGCGGCGAACAAAAAATTGCTCCTTAAAAAAGAAAATGGGGCAGAGCAGCCGATCCAAAAGCCTGATCGGGCGGTGATGTCCGACATTAAGCAACAGATTCTGGCGGTAGTCGAAAATTGGAAAAAGACCCTGGAAGACAAAAACGTAGCCAATTACCTGTCCCTGTACGGGGAGGGTAGCCAGGAAGCGGCCAAGCAAGCTTGGACGATGGATGGGAACCGGGGACTGTTAGGGAAAGAAGTGAAATTGATCGGGCGCCCGGTGGTGATGGTGGATTCTCCGGAAAGCGTCAAAGTTTCTCTGAAGCTGCAAAACAAAGAAGACGGGTATCTCCGCAAAGGATTGGTCTTTGCGAACGATAAAGGTCGCTGGGTTATTAAAGAAGAGTATTAG